One genomic segment of Vibrio agarivorans includes these proteins:
- a CDS encoding helix-turn-helix transcriptional regulator — translation MKAKTIEQFPVTSRLMRVKEIIRITGLSRSSLYKCISEGQFPKAVSLSERSVAWVEEEVQDWITAKIQQRNLNIVA, via the coding sequence ATGAAAGCGAAAACCATTGAACAGTTTCCAGTAACAAGTCGCCTCATGCGTGTGAAAGAGATTATTCGAATTACTGGTCTATCACGATCTTCTCTGTACAAATGTATTAGTGAAGGGCAGTTTCCTAAAGCAGTGTCACTTAGCGAACGCTCCGTTGCTTGGGTTGAAGAGGAAGTCCAAGATTGGATTACAGCAAAAATTCAGCAACGGAATCTCAATATCGTAGCGTAG
- a CDS encoding LysE family translocator: protein MDFFLAIVFFAVSSSITPGPNNILVMTSGVNHGVKKTLPLLTGICIGFTVMLLLVGLGFSAIFEAFPSIHLIIKFLGVIYLGYLAFLIATSKGSVESAKEGKQLTFLNGALFQWVNGKAWIVATGAIATYTTADSNFFAQNLMIAMIFFFVSFPCVGVWLAFGSILKNALNSSKSRKAFNITMASLLLLSVVPVVIELSRMIGLA from the coding sequence ATGGATTTCTTTCTTGCTATCGTTTTTTTTGCCGTATCTTCCTCAATAACTCCTGGCCCCAATAACATATTGGTAATGACGTCAGGCGTTAATCACGGGGTCAAGAAAACATTACCTCTTTTAACCGGTATCTGTATTGGCTTTACAGTCATGTTATTGCTAGTTGGATTAGGCTTTTCTGCGATTTTCGAAGCGTTTCCTTCCATTCACTTAATCATTAAATTTCTCGGTGTTATATATCTTGGTTATTTGGCTTTTCTAATCGCAACATCTAAAGGTAGCGTTGAATCAGCTAAAGAAGGTAAGCAGTTAACTTTTCTGAATGGCGCTCTATTTCAGTGGGTAAACGGGAAAGCGTGGATTGTGGCTACGGGTGCTATTGCAACATATACAACTGCTGATTCTAACTTTTTTGCCCAGAACTTGATGATAGCTATGATTTTTTTCTTCGTTTCATTTCCTTGTGTCGGGGTGTGGTTGGCTTTTGGGTCGATCTTAAAGAACGCACTAAATTCTTCCAAAAGCAGAAAGGCTTTCAATATCACGATGGCTAGTCTATTGCTCTTGTCGGTAGTGCCTGTCGTAATTGAGCTAAGCCGGATGATTGGGTTGGCTTGA
- a CDS encoding GNAT family N-acetyltransferase has translation MKLLKSEYSTKNVVKDLMQAYLHDMSPYTGERPDEKGLYSLGKYFDLYWTDKDRFAYICFHEDEPIGLALVREITPNQFSISEFFILSSKRRRGIATHFAQEVFEQHRGRWSVSQLESNKVAQCFWRRTISSYTEGAFSEGWSSSQPLGPQQSLDNSDL, from the coding sequence GTGAAATTGCTAAAGTCTGAATACTCGACAAAAAATGTCGTCAAAGACCTAATGCAAGCCTATTTGCATGATATGTCGCCATATACTGGTGAGCGGCCAGATGAGAAAGGTTTGTACAGCCTAGGAAAGTACTTCGACCTATATTGGACTGACAAAGACCGTTTTGCTTATATCTGTTTTCACGAAGATGAGCCTATTGGGCTTGCTCTGGTACGAGAAATTACTCCTAACCAATTTTCAATCTCAGAGTTCTTCATTTTGAGCTCAAAAAGGCGAAGGGGTATAGCAACTCACTTTGCTCAAGAAGTATTTGAGCAGCACCGGGGAAGATGGAGTGTCTCGCAACTAGAATCTAACAAAGTGGCTCAGTGCTTTTGGCGTAGGACTATATCAAGCTATACCGAGGGCGCATTCTCTGAAGGCTGGTCATCTTCACAACCCCTTGGACCTCAGCAGTCTTTAGATAATAGTGACTTGTAA
- a CDS encoding GNAT family N-acetyltransferase, which translates to MFVAERQGRILGWLHLIYARRLASGNFFEIGGLVVSPENRGYGVGRALVQYAQAKNLGTFRVRCNEKRLDAHKFYESIGFDNSKVQRVFQSAHRNV; encoded by the coding sequence GTGTTCGTAGCAGAGCGGCAAGGCCGAATTTTAGGTTGGCTACATCTTATCTATGCTAGACGTCTCGCATCAGGCAACTTTTTTGAAATTGGTGGTTTAGTTGTTTCTCCTGAAAATCGAGGTTACGGTGTTGGTCGAGCTTTAGTCCAGTATGCTCAGGCTAAAAATTTAGGTACGTTCAGGGTACGTTGTAACGAAAAGAGACTTGATGCTCACAAGTTTTACGAAAGCATTGGTTTTGATAACAGTAAGGTTCAGCGGGTGTTTCAGTCCGCTCATAGAAACGTTTAA
- the tnpA gene encoding IS200/IS605 family transposase yields the protein MSDYRSSSHVYWRCKYHIVWTPKYRFRILKGNVAKELYRSIYILCNMKDCEVLELSIQEDHVHLVIIVPPKVSISTLMGVLKGRAAIRLFNKFPHIRKRLWGNHFWAKGYFVDTIGVNEQIIRRYVRHQEKKELEHEAQLEMKMD from the coding sequence ATGAGCGACTATAGAAGTTCATCACATGTATATTGGCGTTGCAAATACCATATTGTATGGACGCCAAAGTATAGGTTCAGGATTTTGAAAGGTAATGTAGCCAAAGAGCTTTACCGGTCAATCTACATTTTGTGCAATATGAAAGATTGCGAAGTCCTAGAGCTGAGTATCCAAGAAGATCACGTTCATCTGGTAATAATAGTGCCGCCTAAAGTCTCGATATCGACTCTAATGGGGGTACTAAAGGGAAGGGCTGCAATCCGATTGTTCAACAAATTTCCACATATAAGAAAACGATTGTGGGGAAATCATTTCTGGGCAAAAGGTTACTTTGTGGACACGATTGGTGTTAACGAGCAAATTATACGAAGGTATGTACGTCACCAAGAGAAGAAAGAGTTGGAGCACGAGGCTCAGTTAGAGATGAAGATGGACTAA
- a CDS encoding metallophosphoesterase family protein, with translation MKAYAVISDIHSNIYALQAVVKDANAKGITTFINLGDIFYGPIEPKKTFDYLCGLDVLTISGNQDRQIYQSTETEIASNPTMKFVLDDLGERPIEWMKSLPFDLVVNNDIYACHGTPSDDLVYLMEDVSSGTALLRSEEEIIELLGTVSSKIILCGHSHTPRILSLSSGHVIVNPGSVGLQAYADEEPFPHTIQNSTPEASYATLRREQGEDWEISLHRVGYDYGEAIKRASVRRRNDWVNCLRTGRCF, from the coding sequence ATGAAAGCTTATGCTGTTATTTCTGATATTCATAGTAATATTTATGCATTACAAGCGGTTGTTAAAGATGCCAACGCAAAGGGAATTACCACTTTTATTAACTTGGGAGATATCTTTTACGGCCCGATAGAGCCAAAAAAAACATTTGACTATTTATGTGGTTTAGATGTTTTGACGATTTCCGGAAATCAAGACAGACAAATTTATCAGTCAACTGAGACTGAAATTGCATCCAATCCCACTATGAAGTTTGTGTTAGATGACCTAGGTGAAAGACCGATAGAGTGGATGAAAAGCCTACCTTTCGACCTAGTGGTCAATAATGACATCTATGCCTGTCACGGTACACCCAGTGACGATTTGGTTTATTTGATGGAAGATGTCTCTTCAGGTACTGCCTTATTGAGAAGCGAGGAAGAGATAATTGAATTGTTAGGTACAGTCTCTTCGAAAATAATCCTGTGTGGACACAGCCACACCCCGCGAATACTTAGCCTATCTTCAGGCCATGTTATTGTTAACCCTGGCAGTGTCGGACTTCAGGCGTATGCTGACGAGGAACCTTTTCCCCACACAATCCAGAATAGTACACCTGAAGCGTCTTACGCCACTCTCAGAAGGGAGCAGGGTGAAGACTGGGAGATCTCTTTGCACAGAGTTGGTTATGATTACGGCGAAGCAATAAAGCGAGCCTCGGTAAGACGTCGAAATGATTGGGTAAATTGTTTACGTACTGGCCGCTGTTTTTAG
- a CDS encoding inovirus Gp2 family protein, translated as MFLINDKEFNGYPVIHQHGPLVQDILIAIELMMAKSFCEHKRLAVFRFELKFPGDYIGTAEVISKFIDSLRFRTQRDLSKKSKSRGRAIYSVINYLWVKELSGSEGWHYHFVLVLNYDVYNCFGKIGSKNNNMYKRILASWASAIECSENDALGLVHLPKNSVYKLDKNSLTFGEDINAVLFRLSYLAKLKTKPYGSNTRRRFYGTSKRKSWLS; from the coding sequence ATGTTTCTAATTAATGATAAGGAATTTAATGGTTATCCTGTGATTCATCAACATGGGCCGTTAGTCCAGGATATATTGATTGCTATAGAATTGATGATGGCTAAGTCATTTTGTGAACATAAGCGTCTAGCGGTTTTTCGCTTTGAGCTGAAATTCCCTGGTGATTATATAGGTACGGCAGAGGTTATATCTAAGTTTATTGATTCACTCCGTTTTCGAACTCAACGTGATCTATCGAAGAAAAGCAAAAGTAGAGGTAGAGCAATATATAGCGTAATTAACTATCTCTGGGTCAAAGAATTAAGTGGTAGTGAAGGCTGGCATTACCACTTTGTATTAGTGCTAAACTATGATGTATATAACTGCTTTGGAAAAATCGGCAGTAAGAATAATAATATGTACAAAAGAATATTGGCGTCTTGGGCTAGCGCTATAGAATGCTCTGAAAATGATGCTTTGGGACTTGTCCACCTTCCGAAAAACTCAGTCTATAAGCTTGATAAAAATTCTCTCACATTTGGTGAAGATATCAATGCCGTACTGTTCAGACTTAGCTATTTGGCAAAACTCAAGACAAAACCTTATGGCAGTAATACGAGGAGGCGGTTTTATGGAACGAGTAAAAGGAAAAGTTGGTTATCTTAG
- a CDS encoding YfjI family protein, whose translation MLYQFPISSEMFPITSSSSLITKAYMEARLITQAPDPMVYMTAISAVSLALQGVIDVEIPTGKISPVSLMGLTIAESGERKSSVENLFTKGIKSFQKENIECYQSQLREYQIQLELHDKKVARIKKLVNLDDELECESMASQLLELEEKKPIKPTLNLLTYEDSTIEALLSGLSENVPNAFLGSSEGGVLLNSRAMAKTASLNAIWSGDDVTVNRKIAGSYTVEGARLTVHIMTQSSALERFIKTSKDSVRGNGFLARLLVCAPASNIGFRQSSGIDYSRESIKEFNGKLYHWLSESQCMSNYKNRKIIRFSNEAKKIWQDIYNDIELKMRPGGIFHQVADHASKLPENIARLAALIHCFDGDLDGEISSSTLLESIGLVSYYSGQFVKVFSAPPKCAVDAHNLVQWLNTLASSGVRYIKRNDIYQFGPSGTRNKKSLEQALEHLKPNYVLKELIVRPKTRVIDLYPNCQYDDARLRFDLGIGI comes from the coding sequence ATGCTATATCAATTTCCAATTTCATCGGAGATGTTTCCTATAACCTCTTCGTCATCATTAATCACTAAAGCTTATATGGAGGCTAGACTCATCACGCAAGCCCCTGATCCTATGGTCTATATGACTGCTATCAGCGCCGTTTCACTCGCATTACAAGGCGTTATTGATGTAGAAATACCCACGGGCAAAATAAGCCCAGTCTCACTAATGGGTCTAACGATTGCTGAATCAGGAGAGCGTAAATCATCGGTTGAGAATCTATTCACAAAAGGAATCAAATCGTTTCAGAAAGAAAATATCGAATGTTATCAATCACAGTTAAGGGAGTACCAAATTCAACTTGAATTACATGACAAAAAAGTCGCTCGTATAAAAAAGCTAGTAAACTTGGATGATGAACTTGAATGTGAGTCAATGGCAAGCCAGTTACTTGAACTGGAGGAAAAGAAACCAATTAAACCAACACTCAATTTGCTCACATATGAAGACAGTACTATTGAGGCATTGCTAAGTGGTTTGAGTGAAAATGTACCGAATGCTTTCCTTGGTTCTAGTGAAGGGGGAGTGTTACTTAACAGTCGAGCGATGGCGAAAACAGCTAGCCTGAATGCAATTTGGAGTGGTGACGATGTTACTGTCAACAGAAAAATAGCAGGGTCATATACAGTCGAAGGTGCTCGATTGACCGTTCATATAATGACTCAATCAAGCGCGCTAGAGCGGTTTATTAAAACATCTAAAGATAGTGTGCGTGGTAACGGGTTCTTGGCTCGTCTTCTTGTTTGTGCTCCAGCATCCAATATTGGGTTTAGGCAGTCCTCAGGGATAGATTATTCACGAGAGAGTATAAAGGAGTTTAACGGCAAGCTTTATCATTGGCTTTCAGAATCTCAATGTATGTCTAATTACAAAAACAGAAAAATCATTAGATTCTCCAATGAAGCAAAAAAAATATGGCAGGACATTTACAATGATATTGAACTAAAGATGAGGCCTGGTGGTATTTTTCATCAAGTTGCGGATCATGCATCAAAGCTACCAGAAAACATCGCAAGGTTGGCGGCATTAATTCATTGTTTTGATGGTGATTTAGATGGCGAAATTTCTTCTAGCACACTCCTTGAGTCAATTGGCTTAGTAAGTTATTACTCTGGTCAGTTTGTTAAAGTGTTCTCTGCACCGCCGAAGTGTGCAGTAGACGCTCATAATCTAGTACAGTGGCTTAATACACTTGCAAGTTCAGGAGTTAGATACATTAAAAGAAACGACATTTATCAATTCGGACCAAGTGGAACTAGAAATAAAAAAAGTTTAGAGCAGGCACTGGAACACTTAAAACCGAATTATGTGCTTAAAGAATTGATTGTTAGGCCTAAGACAAGGGTAATAGACTTATACCCAAATTGCCAATATGATGATGCAAGGTTGAGGTTTGATTTGGGAATTGGTATTTAG
- a CDS encoding AlpA family phage regulatory protein, which translates to MLSTHSDLRSNQILRLKDVMLMTGLSRSTIYDKQNPSSKRFDPSFPKKIKLGARAVGWLMGDMQTWLNLMKTNSVAESE; encoded by the coding sequence ATGTTATCTACTCACTCAGACCTTCGTTCAAACCAAATTCTTCGACTCAAAGATGTCATGCTAATGACGGGCCTTTCGCGGTCGACTATCTATGACAAACAAAACCCTTCATCAAAACGTTTTGATCCTTCATTTCCTAAAAAAATCAAACTAGGCGCAAGAGCGGTAGGTTGGCTGATGGGGGATATGCAAACTTGGTTAAACTTGATGAAAACTAACTCTGTAGCAGAGTCTGAGTAG